One window of Nocardia nova SH22a genomic DNA carries:
- a CDS encoding amidohydrolase family protein, translating into MNKDDLILVSVDDHLVEPPDMFEHHIPSRYKDMAPKVVQRADGTDAWVFEGQEATNVGLNAVAGRPPDEYGAEPTKFSEIRTGCFDVHERIRDMNVNGVAAALNFPSYPQFCGQYFARAKDKDLGLAVLRAYNDWHIDEWCGTYPGRMIPLSLPPIWDPELMAAEVRRTAKKGCHAVSFSENPTKLDYPSLHDPHWDPFWQACSDENVVVCMHIGSSSSVVITSIDAPVDTMITLQPMSIVQAAADIVWSPVLRKFPDLTIALSEGGIGWVPYFLERIDRVYKMHRAWTHQDFGDKLPSEVFLDRIVTCFIDDPFGVASRDRLNLDMVTWECDYPHSDSTWPNAPEILGASLDGVSDRDIARITHENALRLFSFDLFGHLPRAEATVGALRAQASDVDLTFQSSERLKKTGTGPVSVLDLASRLPAS; encoded by the coding sequence GTGAACAAAGATGATCTGATCCTGGTCTCGGTCGACGATCACCTCGTCGAGCCGCCCGACATGTTCGAACACCACATTCCGAGCAGGTACAAGGACATGGCGCCCAAGGTGGTGCAACGCGCCGACGGCACCGACGCGTGGGTCTTCGAGGGCCAGGAAGCCACCAATGTCGGACTCAACGCCGTGGCCGGACGCCCGCCCGACGAATACGGCGCCGAGCCCACCAAGTTCAGCGAGATCCGCACCGGCTGTTTCGATGTGCACGAACGGATCCGGGACATGAACGTCAACGGGGTGGCGGCCGCGCTGAACTTTCCGTCCTACCCGCAGTTCTGCGGCCAGTACTTCGCCCGCGCCAAGGACAAGGATCTGGGCCTGGCGGTGCTGCGCGCCTACAACGACTGGCACATCGACGAATGGTGCGGCACGTATCCGGGCCGGATGATTCCGCTGTCGCTGCCGCCCATCTGGGATCCGGAGCTCATGGCCGCCGAGGTCCGGCGGACGGCGAAGAAGGGGTGCCACGCGGTCTCCTTCTCGGAGAACCCCACCAAGCTCGACTATCCCTCGCTGCACGATCCGCACTGGGATCCGTTCTGGCAGGCGTGCAGTGACGAGAACGTCGTGGTCTGCATGCACATCGGCTCGTCGTCGAGCGTGGTGATCACCTCCATCGACGCTCCGGTGGACACCATGATCACGCTGCAGCCGATGAGTATCGTGCAGGCCGCCGCCGACATCGTGTGGTCGCCCGTGCTGCGCAAGTTCCCGGATCTGACCATCGCGTTGAGCGAGGGCGGTATCGGCTGGGTCCCGTACTTCCTGGAACGGATCGACCGCGTCTACAAGATGCACCGCGCCTGGACCCACCAGGATTTCGGGGACAAACTGCCCAGTGAGGTCTTCCTCGACCGGATCGTCACCTGTTTCATCGACGATCCCTTCGGCGTGGCCAGTCGCGACCGGCTCAACCTGGACATGGTGACCTGGGAGTGCGATTATCCGCATTCGGATTCCACCTGGCCGAACGCGCCGGAGATCCTGGGGGCATCCCTCGACGGCGTCTCCGACCGCGACATCGCCCGGATCACGCACGAGAACGCGCTGCGGTTGTTCTCCTTCGATCTGTTCGGCCACCTCCCACGGGCGGAGGCCACGGTCGGCGCCCTGCGCGCGCAGGCGAGCGATGTGGATCTGACCTTCCAGTCGTCGGAGCGGCTCAAGAAGACCGGAACCGGCCCCGTCAGCGTGCTGGATCTGGCCAGCCGGTTGCCCGCCTCGTAG
- a CDS encoding SDR family oxidoreductase, which produces MRIEPRTVVITGASRGLGLASAVHLYRRGWRVVAAMRSVDTGLDRLRAETGARQGDPRLLGVCLDLTDAASVEQAAAAILDVVGAPEAVVHNAGISAAGMVEETPDRLWQRMFATNLFGPVALTRALLPSMRAAGQGRIVLVSSAAGVRGMPATGTYSAVKGALERWGEALAGEVAPFGVGVSVLVAGTYDTDIITDAGTTDCRDPQGPYAPHHRTMDRRGRLAMKYTARPPDRFAAGLARALESSAAFERRAVGPDARILLLANRVLPAWGMHHVTRMILGIPRRIPAGASPVTVAESSAGGLRLERGNDA; this is translated from the coding sequence GTGCGGATCGAACCACGCACCGTTGTCATCACCGGAGCGTCGAGGGGCCTGGGCCTCGCCTCGGCGGTACATCTGTATCGACGGGGGTGGCGGGTCGTCGCGGCGATGCGCTCGGTCGATACCGGCCTGGACCGGCTGCGCGCGGAAACCGGTGCACGCCAGGGTGATCCACGTCTGCTCGGGGTGTGCCTCGATCTGACCGACGCGGCCTCGGTCGAGCAGGCCGCCGCGGCGATTCTCGATGTGGTCGGTGCGCCGGAAGCGGTGGTCCACAACGCCGGGATCTCCGCGGCCGGAATGGTCGAGGAGACGCCGGATCGATTGTGGCAGCGGATGTTCGCCACCAATCTGTTCGGCCCCGTGGCGCTGACCCGGGCGTTGCTGCCGTCCATGCGGGCGGCCGGACAGGGCCGGATCGTGCTGGTCTCCAGTGCGGCCGGAGTCCGCGGAATGCCCGCCACCGGAACGTATTCCGCGGTGAAGGGCGCACTGGAGCGCTGGGGGGAGGCCCTGGCGGGGGAGGTGGCGCCGTTCGGTGTGGGGGTGAGCGTTCTGGTCGCGGGCACCTACGACACCGACATCATCACCGATGCGGGAACCACGGACTGCCGCGATCCACAGGGCCCGTACGCACCCCACCACCGGACGATGGATCGGCGCGGACGTCTCGCGATGAAGTACACCGCCCGGCCGCCGGACCGGTTCGCCGCCGGTCTGGCCCGCGCACTCGAGAGTTCCGCGGCGTTCGAACGGCGCGCGGTCGGCCCCGACGCGCGAATATTGTTGCTGGCCAACCGTGTTCTGCCCGCATGGGGAATGCACCACGTGACGCGGATGATCCTGGGTATTCCCCGGCGTATACCAGCGGGTGCTTCGCCGGTGACCGTTGCCGAATCATCGGCGGGCGGGCTCCGGCTGGAGCGTGGGAACGACGCGTGA
- a CDS encoding aldehyde dehydrogenase family protein — translation MLIDGKLVAARSGKTFTVVNPATEEVLGEVADGAAVDMHAAIDAARKAFDDTTWPVDRGLRRRCLAQLQDALEGEREQLREELILEAGCPRAVTYGPQLDLPLAEALRYPAGLIDDYPWEVDLGDRAGLTGAVDNRRIWREPVGVVGAIVPWNFPVEVTLGKLGQALATGNTVVLKPAPDTPFNATRLGRLVAEHTDIPPGVLNVVTSSDHLVGEELTLSPKVDLISFTGSTAVGRRIMAKGADTMKRVFLELGGKSATIVLEDADLPASVMLGIGACLHAGQGCAIPTRMLLPRSRYDEGVELLRAMYEGVAPGDPQDPATLTGPVISAKQRERIRAHIRSGVEQGANLLVGGAEPPEHLPKGWFVSPTLFTDVDNSMTIAQEEIFGPVLAVIPFDDEDDAVRIANDSRYGLAGNICSGSVDRSIALARRLRAGAIGINGGAPFGPDVPYGGFKHSGIGRQNGLAGFEQYLEIKAVGWPVTETPSGR, via the coding sequence ATGCTCATCGACGGCAAGCTGGTCGCTGCCCGCTCGGGGAAGACGTTCACCGTAGTGAACCCGGCGACCGAGGAGGTGCTGGGCGAGGTGGCCGATGGCGCCGCGGTCGACATGCACGCCGCAATCGACGCCGCGCGCAAGGCTTTCGACGACACGACCTGGCCGGTCGATCGAGGGCTTCGCCGGCGATGCCTGGCGCAGTTGCAGGACGCGCTCGAAGGGGAGCGAGAACAGTTGCGGGAGGAGCTGATCCTCGAGGCCGGTTGTCCGCGCGCGGTGACCTACGGGCCGCAACTGGATCTGCCGCTGGCCGAGGCGCTGCGCTATCCGGCCGGTCTGATCGACGACTACCCTTGGGAGGTCGATCTCGGCGATCGGGCCGGGCTGACCGGCGCGGTCGACAACCGGCGGATCTGGCGGGAACCCGTCGGGGTGGTGGGGGCGATCGTGCCCTGGAACTTCCCGGTGGAGGTCACCCTCGGCAAACTCGGTCAGGCCCTCGCGACCGGCAACACCGTGGTGCTCAAACCGGCACCCGACACGCCTTTCAACGCCACCCGCCTGGGCCGTCTGGTGGCCGAGCACACCGATATCCCCCCGGGTGTGCTGAACGTGGTCACCTCGTCGGATCACCTCGTGGGCGAGGAGTTGACGCTGTCGCCGAAGGTGGATCTGATCTCGTTCACCGGTTCCACGGCGGTGGGCCGCCGGATCATGGCGAAGGGCGCGGACACCATGAAGCGGGTGTTCCTCGAGCTGGGCGGCAAGTCGGCGACCATCGTGCTCGAGGACGCGGACCTGCCCGCGTCGGTCATGCTCGGTATCGGCGCGTGTCTGCACGCCGGTCAGGGCTGCGCGATTCCGACCCGGATGTTGCTGCCCCGGTCACGATACGACGAGGGGGTCGAGTTGCTGCGGGCGATGTACGAGGGGGTGGCGCCCGGGGATCCGCAGGATCCGGCCACGCTCACCGGTCCGGTGATCTCGGCGAAACAGCGCGAGCGGATCCGGGCCCATATCCGGTCGGGTGTCGAGCAGGGCGCGAACCTGCTGGTGGGCGGCGCGGAACCCCCGGAACACCTGCCCAAGGGCTGGTTCGTCTCCCCCACTCTTTTCACCGACGTCGACAATTCGATGACCATCGCGCAGGAGGAGATCTTCGGCCCCGTCCTGGCGGTGATCCCGTTCGACGACGAGGACGACGCCGTCCGGATCGCCAACGACAGCCGGTACGGGCTGGCCGGAAACATCTGTTCCGGCTCGGTGGACCGTTCGATCGCGCTGGCACGTCGCCTGCGTGCCGGTGCGATCGGCATCAACGGCGGCGCGCCGTTCGGCCCGGACGTGCCCTACGGCGGATTCAAGCACAGCGGCATCGGACGGCAGAACGGCCTCGCGGGGTTCGAGCAGTATCTCGAGATCAAGGCCGTGGGGTGGCCTGTGACCGAAACACCGTCCGGCCGTTGA
- a CDS encoding mycofactocin-coupled SDR family oxidoreductase, with protein sequence MGRVTGKVAFITGAARGQGRSHAVRLAEEGADIVAVDLCRDVDTLKYSLSRPEDLDETARLVRKAGRGILAIEADVRDAAQMNKAVADGIAEFGKIDIVVAQAGIAGMLGEPKDQAWIDVINTNLIGTINAIQAALPHLPEGASVIATGSTAGLMQTKALDNPGTDPGGIAYPLSKRLLSQYVHELGAQFAHRKIRANVIHPTNCNTPMLHSEPMYRSFRPDLDNPTREDAEVAFPVQQAMPVPYVEPEDISEMVVFLASDASRYVTGMQMRVDAGGYLRWYDYHV encoded by the coding sequence ATGGGTCGTGTAACAGGCAAGGTCGCCTTCATCACCGGGGCGGCGCGCGGGCAGGGGCGCAGCCATGCCGTGCGCCTGGCCGAGGAAGGCGCCGATATCGTCGCCGTCGATCTGTGCCGGGACGTGGACACGCTGAAATATTCGCTGTCGCGCCCGGAGGATCTGGACGAGACGGCGCGATTGGTACGCAAGGCGGGGCGCGGGATCCTGGCGATCGAGGCCGACGTCCGTGACGCCGCGCAGATGAACAAGGCGGTGGCGGATGGAATCGCCGAGTTCGGCAAGATCGACATCGTGGTGGCCCAGGCCGGAATCGCGGGCATGCTGGGCGAGCCCAAGGATCAGGCGTGGATCGACGTGATCAACACCAACCTGATCGGCACGATCAACGCGATCCAGGCGGCGCTGCCGCATCTGCCGGAGGGCGCGTCGGTGATCGCCACCGGATCGACCGCGGGACTGATGCAGACCAAGGCGCTCGACAATCCGGGTACCGACCCGGGCGGTATCGCCTATCCGCTCTCGAAACGGCTGCTGTCGCAATATGTGCACGAACTCGGCGCGCAGTTCGCGCACCGCAAGATCAGGGCCAACGTCATCCATCCGACGAACTGCAACACCCCCATGCTGCACAGTGAGCCGATGTACCGGTCCTTCCGGCCGGATCTCGACAACCCCACGCGCGAGGACGCGGAGGTGGCCTTTCCGGTGCAGCAGGCGATGCCGGTGCCGTATGTCGAGCCCGAGGACATCAGTGAAATGGTGGTCTTCCTGGCCTCCGACGCCTCCCGCTACGTGACGGGCATGCAGATGCGCGTGGATGCCGGTGGGTACCTGCGCTGGTACGACTACCACGTCTGA
- a CDS encoding sigma-70 family RNA polymerase sigma factor — protein MDIDRRSHQSGSAATAAELAALLRETADGNADAFAEFYRRTSGYLLSRLTTILRNPVLAQEVSQEVYLQAWAAAGTYDTGRASPMAWLMMFAHRRAVDRVRSEQSLADRERAFGRVEIRHEGDVVFDEVTRRLDEHSVAGEVRRLGRRQREAIMLAFYGNRSYPEVAHDLGIPVPTAKSRIRAGLKTLGTRLSARV, from the coding sequence ATGGACATCGATCGGCGTTCTCATCAGAGTGGCTCCGCCGCCACCGCGGCCGAGCTGGCCGCGCTGCTGCGCGAAACCGCCGACGGCAATGCCGACGCGTTCGCCGAGTTCTATCGGCGTACGAGTGGCTATCTGCTGTCGCGGCTGACAACCATCCTGCGTAACCCGGTCCTGGCGCAGGAGGTCAGCCAGGAGGTGTACCTGCAGGCGTGGGCGGCGGCGGGCACCTACGACACCGGGCGGGCGAGCCCGATGGCGTGGTTGATGATGTTCGCCCATCGCCGGGCGGTCGATCGGGTGCGCAGCGAGCAGTCGCTGGCCGATCGTGAGCGGGCCTTCGGGCGGGTCGAGATCCGGCACGAGGGCGATGTGGTCTTCGACGAGGTGACCCGGCGCCTCGACGAGCACTCGGTCGCCGGTGAGGTGCGCAGGCTGGGCCGCCGCCAGCGAGAGGCGATCATGCTCGCCTTCTACGGCAATCGCAGCTATCCGGAGGTGGCGCACGATCTCGGCATTCCCGTGCCGACCGCCAAGTCCCGCATCCGGGCCGGATTGAAGACATTGGGCACCAGGCTCTCGGCGCGGGTGTGA
- a CDS encoding alpha/beta hydrolase → MRFFQGVSGSVHYRVWPAGSPHTVAVLLHGLGQCSADYHRFARALNRCGITVFGIDQIGHGLSEGEWHAMAPIEDLASNASALIGLAAAEHPHLPFVLIGHSLGAGTAVVALAEEPGASARIARVVLLGTPEQVPVQGYSPPPVPTLVLHGADDRRAPIAPIRAWAGTSPTCRLIEIDDAGHDLLHEPVHRRLTREIIEFARAEDDRVPVRSRDVHRPRTVGRSAVGVPVR, encoded by the coding sequence ATGCGGTTTTTTCAGGGTGTGAGCGGGTCGGTGCACTATCGGGTGTGGCCGGCCGGTTCACCACACACGGTCGCGGTGCTCCTGCACGGGCTCGGTCAGTGCAGTGCGGACTACCATCGCTTCGCGCGTGCGCTGAACCGTTGCGGTATCACGGTTTTCGGTATCGACCAGATCGGTCACGGCCTGAGCGAGGGGGAGTGGCACGCGATGGCGCCGATCGAGGATCTCGCGTCCAACGCCTCGGCGCTCATCGGACTCGCGGCCGCCGAGCATCCGCACCTTCCCTTCGTACTGATCGGCCATTCGCTGGGGGCGGGCACCGCGGTGGTGGCCCTGGCCGAGGAACCCGGCGCGAGCGCCCGCATCGCGCGGGTGGTGCTCCTGGGTACGCCGGAACAGGTTCCGGTGCAGGGCTATTCGCCACCACCGGTGCCCACGCTGGTGCTACACGGCGCCGATGACCGGCGCGCTCCGATCGCACCGATCCGCGCGTGGGCCGGTACCTCGCCGACCTGCCGATTGATCGAGATCGACGATGCCGGACACGATCTGCTGCACGAGCCGGTCCACCGGCGCCTCACCCGCGAGATCATCGAATTCGCGCGCGCCGAGGATGATCGGGTTCCGGTCCGCAGCCGCGACGTGCACCGACCGCGAACCGTGGGCCGGTCCGCGGTCGGTGTGCCGGTGCGCTAG
- a CDS encoding TetR/AcrR family transcriptional regulator — MTRAQHKPTSRDLQRMQTRQRIVAAAVPEFKRAGLAGADVATVARAAGVAQGTFYFHFPTKEHMALELERREEQRIGKDLAKYLTGTHDLPGALREVVRVVLAAERRLGAQLFKDVLSLHFSKSRPDDDEWVDHPVIVALVGEIDRARAAGEVHPDADAFHSAVFFLLGLYALVATMPRGKRARDEVLDKFVATAMRGLSAR; from the coding sequence ATGACGCGGGCGCAGCACAAGCCCACGAGCCGTGATCTGCAGCGCATGCAGACCCGTCAGCGCATCGTCGCCGCCGCGGTCCCGGAATTCAAGCGCGCGGGCCTGGCCGGCGCCGACGTGGCGACCGTCGCCCGCGCGGCGGGTGTGGCGCAGGGGACGTTCTACTTCCACTTCCCCACCAAGGAGCACATGGCGCTGGAACTCGAGCGCCGCGAGGAACAGCGCATCGGCAAGGATCTGGCGAAATACCTCACCGGGACGCACGATCTGCCCGGCGCCCTGCGCGAGGTGGTCCGAGTCGTGCTCGCGGCCGAACGACGGCTGGGCGCGCAGCTGTTCAAAGATGTGCTGTCACTGCACTTCTCGAAGTCCCGGCCGGACGACGACGAATGGGTCGATCATCCGGTGATCGTCGCGCTGGTCGGCGAGATCGACCGGGCCCGCGCGGCCGGGGAGGTCCACCCCGACGCCGACGCCTTCCACAGCGCGGTGTTCTTCCTGCTCGGGCTCTACGCACTCGTGGCGACGATGCCGCGCGGCAAGCGGGCCCGCGACGAGGTCCTGGACAAATTCGTCGCCACCGCCATGCGGGGACTGTCGGCGCGCTGA
- a CDS encoding alpha/beta fold hydrolase: METFTHAGMVFDVTDIAPESGGETAETVVLLHGFPEDRHSWAAIAAELAAAGYRVLAPDLRGYSPGARPAARSAYALDRLAGDVLALADAAGVRTFHVAGHDWGASLAWQLAAVHPDRVESVAALSVPHPMAFARAMVTSSQALRSWYMLACQLPWIPEFVLSLRGGRMIGRGLVQAGLDRESADRYAARAADRHAMRGPVNWYRGLPFDMRRPMGRVRVPTLYVWGTGDSYIARDGAERTRAYVTGPYRFVALDGASHWLPECESGRIAPLLIEHLAAARTSAGDVHPAP; encoded by the coding sequence ATGGAGACGTTCACCCACGCCGGAATGGTTTTCGACGTGACCGACATCGCGCCGGAATCCGGTGGTGAGACGGCGGAAACCGTTGTGCTGCTGCACGGTTTCCCCGAGGACCGGCACAGCTGGGCGGCGATCGCGGCCGAGCTGGCGGCGGCGGGATATCGCGTGCTGGCGCCGGATCTGCGGGGTTACTCGCCGGGGGCCCGGCCGGCGGCCCGCTCGGCCTACGCCCTCGATCGGCTGGCGGGCGATGTCCTGGCCCTGGCGGATGCGGCGGGCGTGCGGACTTTCCATGTCGCCGGGCACGACTGGGGCGCGTCCCTGGCCTGGCAGCTCGCGGCCGTCCATCCGGATCGCGTCGAATCGGTTGCCGCACTGTCTGTTCCGCATCCGATGGCGTTCGCGCGAGCGATGGTCACCAGTAGCCAGGCGCTGCGGTCGTGGTACATGCTGGCCTGTCAGCTGCCCTGGATCCCGGAGTTCGTGCTGTCGCTGCGCGGTGGCCGGATGATCGGGCGGGGACTCGTGCAGGCGGGCCTGGACCGCGAGTCGGCCGATCGGTACGCGGCGCGTGCGGCCGACCGGCATGCGATGCGCGGCCCGGTCAACTGGTATCGCGGCCTGCCGTTCGACATGCGCCGCCCGATGGGCCGGGTTCGGGTGCCGACGCTCTACGTGTGGGGCACCGGCGACAGCTACATCGCGCGCGACGGCGCCGAGCGGACCCGCGCCTACGTCACCGGGCCGTACCGATTCGTGGCGCTGGACGGTGCGTCGCACTGGCTGCCCGAATGCGAATCCGGCCGGATCGCGCCGCTGCTGATCGAACATCTGGCGGCCGCCCGGACCTCGGCGGGCGACGTGCATCCTGCGCCGTGA
- a CDS encoding helix-turn-helix domain-containing protein has protein sequence MSIRQVSPGGSGADGTTPTVSERLFRAALEVLIRDGSDRLTVRRVAAEAGLAVATAYAYLGSKDQLLAEIARRSISEGAATGDGRSTAGRTDSRADPGTADPLYAAPGSPFSVADVRTRIAPDIRRRVCEAMGSGVSPARAEALEALYSSAVLGAGVGYSLHTGAGSVEQVANRILRR, from the coding sequence GTGTCCATAAGACAGGTTTCCCCTGGCGGCAGCGGTGCGGACGGCACCACGCCGACCGTGTCCGAACGACTGTTCCGGGCCGCCCTGGAGGTGCTGATCCGGGACGGGTCCGATCGCCTGACCGTGCGCCGGGTCGCGGCCGAGGCCGGGCTCGCCGTCGCCACCGCGTACGCCTACCTGGGCTCGAAGGATCAGCTGCTCGCCGAGATCGCCCGGCGTTCGATATCCGAGGGCGCGGCCACCGGCGACGGCCGCAGCACTGCGGGCCGCACTGATTCCCGGGCCGATCCCGGCACCGCCGACCCGCTCTACGCCGCGCCCGGCAGCCCGTTCAGCGTGGCCGATGTGCGCACCCGCATCGCACCGGACATCCGCCGCCGCGTCTGCGAGGCGATGGGTTCCGGCGTCTCCCCCGCACGCGCCGAGGCGCTCGAGGCGCTGTATTCCAGCGCGGTACTCGGCGCGGGTGTCGGCTATTCGCTGCACACCGGCGCCGGATCGGTCGAACAGGTGGCCAACCGGATCCTGCGCCGCTGA
- a CDS encoding phosphotransferase, whose amino-acid sequence MISPVSTTIALGTAAREAVRAAADLAIPSGTAIPLRVADLTAPRVSRLLGLPDGAVTAVRVLGQDSGTAARARIEVSGDTGLPPHLFLKLMPRNYLQHVLMNVFRLGAREVLAYRALGDDPPVRVPRCHLAEIDPMRGRCALILEDLSATAEFRTVVDSVTRAEAEAVTDALANLHAAFWETGRFTGDLRPLACRSAAEIRVGDLVRRRFLARITGHCADLIPESIRDQCRIFYRRSADIDAFWAAQPQTLIHGDPHLGNLFFEHGRPGFLDWQVATAGPGIRDLAYFVTVSVRPELLRDIEYALVQRYSDRLAAAGIPADARRMWTLYRAAITEPFLAMVCTAEAGERMQPRAVSRVGVERAVAAVRAHDSFSLLAELIDHARDRPADILY is encoded by the coding sequence GTGATCTCTCCCGTCTCCACCACCATCGCCCTGGGCACCGCCGCACGGGAAGCGGTGCGGGCCGCCGCCGACCTGGCGATACCGTCCGGCACCGCGATCCCGCTGCGCGTGGCGGACCTGACCGCGCCGCGGGTGAGCCGGTTACTCGGCCTGCCCGACGGCGCGGTCACCGCGGTGCGCGTCCTCGGCCAGGACTCCGGTACCGCCGCCCGCGCCCGGATCGAGGTGTCCGGCGACACCGGCCTGCCACCGCACCTGTTTCTGAAACTCATGCCGCGCAACTACTTACAGCATGTGCTGATGAACGTCTTCCGGCTCGGCGCCCGGGAGGTCCTGGCCTACCGCGCGCTCGGTGACGACCCACCGGTGCGGGTGCCGCGCTGCCATCTGGCCGAGATCGACCCGATGCGCGGCCGCTGCGCCCTGATCCTCGAAGATCTCTCCGCGACAGCGGAATTCCGCACCGTCGTGGATTCGGTGACGCGCGCCGAGGCCGAGGCTGTCACCGACGCGCTCGCCAATCTGCACGCGGCGTTCTGGGAGACCGGTCGCTTCACCGGCGATCTGCGCCCGCTGGCCTGCCGTTCGGCCGCCGAGATCCGGGTGGGCGATCTGGTCCGGCGCCGGTTCCTCGCCCGCATCACCGGGCACTGCGCGGATCTGATCCCGGAATCGATCCGGGACCAGTGCCGGATCTTCTACCGGCGCAGCGCCGATATCGACGCCTTCTGGGCCGCGCAGCCGCAGACGCTGATCCACGGTGACCCGCATCTGGGCAATCTGTTCTTCGAGCACGGCCGCCCCGGTTTCCTCGACTGGCAGGTCGCCACCGCCGGGCCCGGCATCCGCGATCTCGCCTACTTCGTCACCGTCTCGGTGCGTCCCGAGCTGCTGCGTGACATCGAATACGCTCTGGTGCAGCGGTATTCGGACCGGCTGGCCGCCGCCGGGATTCCGGCCGACGCCAGGCGCATGTGGACGCTGTATCGCGCCGCGATCACCGAACCGTTTCTCGCGATGGTCTGCACCGCGGAGGCCGGTGAGCGCATGCAGCCGCGTGCGGTGTCGCGGGTGGGTGTCGAACGGGCCGTCGCGGCGGTGCGCGCACACGACAGTTTCAGCCTGCTGGCCGAGCTGATCGATCACGCCCGCGATCGCCCGGCTGACATACTGTATTGA